A stretch of DNA from Deltaproteobacteria bacterium:
GAAGAGCGCCCCGTGGCCAGCGGCGATATCGCGGTGATCGATTTCCAGGCCTTCCAGGATGATCAGGCCATGGAAGGCGTTGGCGCCAACAAGTTCGAGCTCCCCCTGGGCGAGGGCAATTCCCTGGTTGACTTCGAGAACATCGTCGTCGGCATGACCCCGGGTGAGACGCGCGATCGCGAGTTGACCTTCCCGGCGGACTTCATCAACGACAAGCTGGCCGGCCAGACCGTCATGATGCGGGTCACCCTGCACGCCATCAAGGTTCGCCATTTGCCTGAAATCAATGATGACTTTGCTGAATTGGCCGGAAATTACAAAAATGTTCAGGAACTGCGGGACGCCATTGAGAAGTCCTACACCTCCTCGCGCAAGCAGCTGGTCAAGGGCGATGCCCAGAAGAAGTTGCTGGACCAGATCAAGGCCGGGGTCGATTTCGAGCTGCCCGCGTCCATTGTCGAGGAACAGATCGACAAGCAGATCGTGGATTTGCAGTCCCGGTTGGAACGTCAGGGTAAGAGCTTGGAGTCCTTGGGCAAGACCCCCCAGGAGATGCGCGATGAACAGCGCCCCGCGGCCGAGGACATCGTCAAGTCGACCTTGGTGTTGCTGGCCATCGCCAACGCCGAAAACATGACGGTCACTCCGCAGGAAGTGGATTTGGTTTTGCAGCAGATGGCCGCGTCCACGGGACAGGATTTCCATTCCATCAAGGATTACTACGAGCAGCACAATCTGATGATCCCGCTCAAGGATCGTGTCCTGGCGGACAAGGCCATGGAGCTGGTTTATTCCAGCGCCCAGGTCACCACGGTGCCGGCCGCCTCCAGCGGAGACAACGCATAAGCATCCATCCGGGTCCGGGCCTGTCCCGGACCCTCTCTTCCTCCTCTCCTTTTGGTCCGGCGCGCTATTTGCTACTCTCCGCGT
This window harbors:
- the tig gene encoding trigger factor — its product is MEYKVEELSPVKRKVTVDVGVEEVHAALAATVALYRKGADIKGFRKGKVPSSVVESKFRKQIYGEATTDLINYHINEIMGELGLSPLSRIDVDAREMVRDEAFSYSFAFEVAPKFDLPEYKGLAVEEEDVAVESAKIDDVIERIRQNMAKTVIIKEERPVASGDIAVIDFQAFQDDQAMEGVGANKFELPLGEGNSLVDFENIVVGMTPGETRDRELTFPADFINDKLAGQTVMMRVTLHAIKVRHLPEINDDFAELAGNYKNVQELRDAIEKSYTSSRKQLVKGDAQKKLLDQIKAGVDFELPASIVEEQIDKQIVDLQSRLERQGKSLESLGKTPQEMRDEQRPAAEDIVKSTLVLLAIANAENMTVTPQEVDLVLQQMAASTGQDFHSIKDYYEQHNLMIPLKDRVLADKAMELVYSSAQVTTVPAASSGDNA